Proteins from one Pseudomonas bijieensis genomic window:
- a CDS encoding heavy metal response regulator transcription factor, giving the protein MRVLIIEDEEKTADYLHRGLTEQGYTVDVAPDGIEGLHLALETDYAVIVLDVMLPGLDGFGVLRALRARKQTPVIMLTARERVEDRIKGLRDGADDYLGKPFSFLELVARLQALTRRSGGHEPVQVSIADLWIDLISRKATRAGQRLDLTAKEFSLLSVLARRQGEILSKTAIAEMVWDINFDSDANVVEVAIKRLRAKLDGPFEQKLLHTIRGMGYVLESRSDELP; this is encoded by the coding sequence ATGCGCGTTCTGATTATCGAAGACGAAGAAAAAACCGCGGACTACCTGCACCGCGGCCTGACCGAACAGGGCTACACCGTGGACGTGGCGCCGGACGGCATCGAGGGGCTGCACCTGGCCCTGGAAACCGACTATGCGGTGATCGTGCTCGACGTGATGCTGCCGGGCCTGGACGGCTTCGGCGTACTGCGGGCCTTGCGCGCCCGCAAGCAGACACCGGTGATCATGCTCACCGCCCGGGAACGGGTCGAGGACCGCATCAAGGGGCTGCGCGACGGTGCCGATGATTACCTGGGCAAGCCCTTCTCGTTCCTGGAACTGGTCGCTCGCCTGCAAGCCCTGACCCGCCGCAGCGGTGGTCATGAACCGGTGCAGGTGAGCATCGCCGACCTGTGGATCGACCTGATCAGCCGCAAGGCCACCCGTGCCGGCCAGCGCCTCGACCTGACGGCCAAGGAATTCTCCCTGCTCAGCGTCCTGGCCCGTCGCCAGGGCGAGATCCTGTCGAAAACCGCCATTGCCGAAATGGTCTGGGACATCAACTTCGACAGTGATGCCAACGTGGTGGAAGTGGCGATCAAACGCTTGCGGGCCAAGCTCGATGGGCCATTCGAGCAGAAACTGCTGCACACCATCCGCGGCATGGGCTATGTGCTGGAGAGTCGCAGTGATGAGCTTCCCTGA
- a CDS encoding multidrug efflux RND transporter permease subunit has product MKGRGSVSAWCIDHPIATVLLTFALVLLGVIAFPRLPVAPLPEAEFPTIQVNAQLPGASPETMASSVATPLEVQFSAIPGITQMTSSSALGSTNLILQFSLDKSIDTAAQEVQAAINTAAGKLPNDMPNLPTWRKVNPADSPVLILSISSTLMPGTELSDYVETLLSRQISQIDGVGQIYITGQQRPAIRVQASADRLAAIGLTLADIRLALQQASLNLAKGALYGESSVSTLSTNDQLFQPEEYGELIVSYKDGAPVHLKDIAKVVNGSENAYVQAWADNEPGVNLVIFRQPGANIVETVDRIQAALPTLQAMLPAAVQVKVLIDRTQTIRASLHEVEITLLIAVLLVVAVMALFLRQLSATLIVSAVLGVSLTASFALMYVMGFSLNNLTLVAIVISVGFVVDDAIVVVENIHRHLEAGDGMREAAIKGAGEIGFTVVSISFSLIAAFIPLLFMGGVVGRLFKEFALTATSTILISVVVSLTLAPTLAALFMRAPVHNAHNKIGFGERLLSWYEHGLRRALAHQKLMIGVFGLTLALAVVGYVFIPKGFFPVQDTGLVLGTSEAAADVSFPDMVAKHKALAEIVAADPAVQTFSHSVGVSGNNQTIANGRFWIALKPRGEREVSASGFIDRIRPQLLKIPGVVLYLRAGQDINLSSGPSRAQYQYVLKSNDGPSLNAWTQKLTDKLRGNPAFRDISNDLQLGGSITHINIDRSAAARFGLTATDVDQALYDAFGQRQINEFQTETNQYNVILELDAQQRGKAESLAYFYLRSPLSGEMVPLSALARFDAPSNGPLSIAHDGMFPAANLSFNLAPGVALGDAVRLLDQAKNEIGMPAAITGSFQGAAQAFQSSLASQPWLILAALVAVYIILGVLYESFVHPLTIISTLPSAGLGALIMLWLLGQDFSIMALIGLVLLIGIVKKNGILMIDFALDAQRNRGLAPQEAIFQACLTRFRPIMMTTLAALLGALPLMLGYGPGAELRQPLGIAVVGGLLVSQALTLFTTPVIYLWLERLFHRPAHQPGSAPTAALASTDH; this is encoded by the coding sequence ATGAAGGGCCGCGGCTCGGTTTCGGCGTGGTGCATCGACCACCCCATCGCCACGGTGCTGCTGACGTTTGCCCTGGTCCTGCTGGGGGTGATCGCGTTTCCTCGCCTGCCCGTCGCGCCGTTGCCGGAGGCGGAATTCCCGACCATCCAGGTCAACGCGCAGTTGCCGGGGGCCAGTCCCGAAACCATGGCCTCGTCGGTGGCCACACCGCTGGAAGTGCAATTCAGTGCCATCCCCGGCATCACCCAGATGACCTCCAGCAGCGCACTGGGCTCGACCAACCTGATCCTGCAATTCAGCCTCGATAAAAGCATCGACACCGCCGCCCAGGAAGTGCAGGCGGCGATCAACACCGCCGCCGGCAAACTGCCCAACGACATGCCGAACCTGCCGACCTGGCGCAAGGTCAACCCCGCCGACAGCCCGGTGCTGATCCTCAGTATCAGTTCCACCCTGATGCCCGGCACCGAGCTGAGCGACTACGTCGAGACCCTGCTCTCGCGTCAGATCAGCCAGATCGATGGTGTAGGGCAAATCTACATTACCGGCCAGCAACGTCCGGCGATCCGGGTCCAGGCCTCGGCTGACCGACTCGCCGCCATCGGCCTGACCCTGGCGGACATCCGCCTGGCGCTCCAGCAGGCCAGCCTCAACCTGGCCAAGGGCGCCCTGTACGGCGAATCGAGCGTTTCCACCCTGTCCACCAACGACCAGCTGTTCCAACCTGAGGAGTACGGTGAGCTGATCGTGTCCTACAAGGACGGGGCACCGGTTCACCTCAAGGACATCGCCAAGGTCGTCAACGGCTCGGAAAACGCCTACGTCCAGGCCTGGGCCGACAACGAACCGGGGGTCAACCTGGTGATCTTCCGGCAGCCGGGGGCGAACATCGTCGAGACCGTCGACCGCATCCAGGCGGCCCTGCCCACCCTGCAAGCCATGTTGCCCGCCGCAGTGCAGGTCAAGGTCCTGATCGACCGCACCCAGACCATCCGCGCCTCGTTGCATGAAGTGGAAATCACCTTGCTGATCGCGGTGCTGCTGGTGGTCGCGGTGATGGCGTTGTTCCTGCGCCAGCTCTCGGCGACCCTGATTGTCTCGGCGGTGCTGGGGGTATCGCTGACCGCCAGCTTCGCGTTGATGTACGTGATGGGCTTCAGCCTGAACAACCTGACCCTGGTGGCGATCGTCATTTCGGTAGGGTTCGTGGTGGACGATGCGATCGTGGTGGTGGAGAACATCCACCGGCACCTGGAGGCCGGAGACGGCATGCGCGAAGCGGCGATCAAGGGCGCTGGCGAAATCGGCTTCACCGTGGTCTCCATCAGTTTCTCGTTGATAGCGGCGTTCATTCCGTTGCTGTTCATGGGCGGCGTGGTCGGGCGCCTGTTCAAGGAGTTCGCCCTGACCGCCACCTCGACCATCCTGATTTCAGTGGTGGTGTCGCTCACGTTGGCGCCGACCCTGGCCGCGCTATTCATGCGCGCCCCGGTGCATAATGCCCACAACAAGATCGGGTTCGGCGAGCGCCTGCTGAGCTGGTACGAGCACGGCCTGCGTCGGGCCCTGGCCCATCAAAAACTGATGATCGGTGTGTTCGGCCTGACCCTGGCATTGGCGGTGGTGGGCTACGTGTTCATTCCCAAGGGGTTCTTCCCGGTACAGGACACCGGCCTGGTGCTGGGCACCAGCGAAGCCGCCGCCGATGTGTCGTTCCCGGACATGGTGGCCAAGCACAAGGCCCTGGCCGAAATCGTCGCCGCCGACCCGGCGGTGCAAACCTTCTCCCACTCCGTCGGCGTCTCGGGCAACAACCAGACCATCGCCAACGGCCGCTTCTGGATCGCCCTCAAGCCCCGGGGCGAGCGTGAGGTGTCGGCCAGCGGCTTCATCGACCGGATCCGCCCGCAATTACTGAAAATCCCCGGCGTGGTGCTGTACCTCAGGGCCGGACAGGACATCAACCTCAGTTCCGGCCCCAGTCGCGCCCAGTATCAATACGTGCTCAAGAGCAACGATGGGCCGAGCCTGAACGCCTGGACACAAAAACTCACCGACAAGCTGCGCGGCAACCCGGCGTTTCGTGACATCTCCAACGACCTGCAACTGGGCGGCAGCATTACCCACATCAACATCGACCGCAGCGCGGCGGCACGTTTCGGCCTCACCGCCACCGATGTCGACCAGGCTCTATACGACGCCTTCGGCCAGCGCCAGATCAATGAATTCCAGACCGAGACCAACCAGTACAACGTGATCCTGGAGCTCGACGCCCAGCAACGAGGCAAGGCCGAAAGCCTGGCGTATTTCTACCTGCGTTCGCCCCTGAGCGGGGAAATGGTGCCGCTCTCGGCCCTGGCCCGCTTCGATGCGCCGAGCAACGGCCCGCTGTCGATTGCTCACGACGGCATGTTCCCGGCCGCCAACCTGTCATTCAACCTGGCACCAGGCGTGGCCCTGGGGGACGCGGTGCGCCTGCTCGACCAGGCGAAGAACGAAATCGGCATGCCGGCGGCCATCACCGGCAGCTTCCAGGGCGCAGCCCAGGCCTTCCAGAGCTCCCTGGCCAGCCAGCCATGGCTGATCCTCGCCGCGCTGGTGGCCGTGTACATCATTCTTGGCGTGCTCTACGAGAGTTTCGTGCATCCGTTGACGATCATCTCCACCCTGCCCTCCGCCGGCCTCGGCGCGCTGATCATGCTCTGGCTGCTGGGCCAGGACTTTTCGATCATGGCGCTGATCGGGCTGGTGCTGCTGATCGGGATCGTCAAGAAGAACGGCATCCTGATGATCGACTTCGCCCTCGACGCCCAGCGCAACAGAGGACTCGCGCCCCAGGAAGCGATTTTCCAGGCGTGCCTGACACGCTTCCGTCCGATCATGATGACCACCCTGGCCGCGCTGCTCGGTGCCTTGCCGCTGATGCTCGGCTATGGCCCCGGCGCAGAGCTGCGCCAGCCCCTGGGCATCGCGGTAGTGGGCGGCCTGCTGGTGAGCCAGGCGCTGACGCTGTTCACCACACCGGTCATATACTTGTGGCTGGAGCGACTGTTCCATCGGCCCGCCCATCAGCCAGGGTCGGCGCCGACGGCGGCACTGGCGAGCACAGACCACTGA
- a CDS encoding efflux RND transporter periplasmic adaptor subunit produces MHTQKKTVLLVVLLVALAALVLWFVLKPVTAKPSAPAAVPVRAVSVVQKDVPRFASGIGTVLSLHSVVIRPQIDGILTRLLVKEGQLVKKGDLLATIDDRSIRASLDQARAQLGESQAQLAVAQVNLKRYKLLSVDDGVSKQTYDQQQALVNQLKATAQGNQAAIDSAQVQLSYTQIRSPVSGRVGIRNVDEGNFLRTSDTEGLFTVTQIDPIAVEFSLPQQMLPTLQRLIAAPEQALVKAYIGADGATGELLGEGRLSLIDNQINTNTGTLRAKAEFNNAAQRLWPGQLVTLKIQTALDKDALVVPPTVVQRGLEQHFVYRIKGDKVESVPVVMVYQDSDMHIIKGVNAGDQLVSDGQSRLKPGSHIQVLSDPPALAKTAEPQP; encoded by the coding sequence ATGCACACCCAGAAGAAAACTGTCCTGCTCGTCGTGCTGTTGGTCGCCCTGGCGGCCCTTGTCCTCTGGTTTGTGCTCAAGCCCGTGACCGCCAAGCCCAGCGCTCCTGCCGCTGTTCCGGTACGGGCCGTCAGCGTGGTGCAAAAAGACGTACCGCGCTTTGCCAGCGGCATCGGCACGGTCCTGTCGCTGCACAGCGTGGTCATCCGGCCGCAGATCGACGGCATCCTCACCCGGTTGTTGGTCAAGGAAGGACAGTTGGTCAAGAAGGGGGACCTGTTGGCGACCATCGACGATCGTTCGATCCGCGCCAGCCTCGACCAGGCCCGGGCCCAACTCGGCGAGAGCCAGGCGCAGCTCGCCGTGGCCCAGGTCAATCTCAAGCGCTACAAATTACTCAGCGTCGATGACGGCGTATCGAAACAGACCTATGACCAGCAACAGGCGCTGGTCAACCAGCTCAAGGCCACCGCCCAGGGCAACCAGGCGGCCATCGACTCGGCGCAGGTGCAACTTTCCTACACCCAGATCCGCTCCCCGGTGAGCGGGCGTGTCGGCATTCGTAACGTGGATGAAGGCAACTTCCTGCGCACCAGCGACACCGAAGGCCTGTTCACGGTGACCCAGATCGATCCGATCGCAGTGGAGTTCTCCCTGCCCCAGCAGATGCTGCCCACCTTGCAACGGTTGATCGCGGCGCCCGAGCAAGCCTTGGTCAAGGCCTACATCGGTGCCGATGGTGCCACCGGGGAGTTGCTGGGCGAGGGGCGCCTGAGTCTTATCGACAACCAGATCAACACCAACACCGGGACCCTGCGGGCCAAGGCTGAATTCAACAACGCCGCGCAACGGCTGTGGCCCGGGCAACTGGTGACGCTGAAGATCCAGACCGCCCTCGACAAGGACGCCCTGGTGGTGCCTCCCACCGTGGTCCAGCGCGGGCTGGAGCAACACTTCGTGTACCGGATCAAGGGCGACAAGGTCGAGAGCGTGCCGGTGGTGATGGTTTACCAGGACAGCGACATGCACATCATCAAGGGCGTGAACGCCGGCGACCAACTGGTGAGCGACGGTCAGTCACGGCTCAAGCCTGGCAGCCACATCCAGGTGCTCAGTGATCCGCCCGCCCTGGCCAAGACCGCGGAGCCGCAACCATGA
- a CDS encoding LysR family transcriptional regulator — protein MDTLQNMRAFSCVAEAGSFTAAAVQLDTTTANVSRAISNLEAHLQTRLLNRTTRRIALTEAGKRYLLRCEQILAYVEEAEAEASDAHARPAGQLKVHTMTGIGQHFVIDAIARYRKTHPDVTFDLTLANRVPDILDEGYDVSIVLASELPDSGFVSQRLGITYSIVCASPAYVKASGCPQKPSDLLNHACLRLVSPVIPLEKWVFDGPEGQEMVTINSSPFLVNSADAMKTAITSGMGVGVLPVYAAIEGLRNGTLVRVMPNYRSQELNLYAIYPSRQYLDAKIKTWVEYLRGSLPEILAAHQSELAAYELSGKLAGARVAN, from the coding sequence ATGGACACCTTGCAAAACATGCGCGCGTTCAGCTGTGTTGCCGAAGCCGGCAGTTTCACCGCCGCCGCCGTGCAACTGGATACCACCACAGCCAACGTCTCGCGTGCGATTTCCAATCTGGAAGCCCACCTGCAAACCCGCCTGCTCAACCGTACCACTCGCCGGATCGCCCTGACCGAGGCGGGTAAACGCTACTTGTTGCGTTGCGAGCAGATCCTGGCTTATGTCGAAGAAGCGGAAGCCGAGGCCAGCGATGCCCACGCGCGACCGGCCGGGCAGTTGAAGGTCCACACGATGACCGGCATCGGCCAGCATTTCGTGATCGACGCCATCGCCCGTTACCGCAAGACGCATCCGGATGTGACCTTCGACCTGACCCTGGCCAACCGGGTGCCGGACATCCTCGACGAGGGCTATGACGTCTCCATCGTGCTCGCCAGCGAGCTGCCGGATTCGGGTTTTGTCTCCCAGCGCCTGGGGATTACCTACAGCATCGTCTGCGCGTCGCCCGCCTACGTGAAAGCCAGCGGCTGCCCGCAAAAACCCAGCGACCTGCTCAACCACGCCTGCCTGCGCCTGGTCAGCCCGGTCATTCCGCTGGAAAAATGGGTGTTCGACGGCCCGGAAGGCCAGGAGATGGTCACCATCAACAGCTCACCGTTCCTGGTCAATTCCGCCGACGCGATGAAAACCGCGATCACCAGCGGCATGGGCGTGGGGGTACTGCCGGTGTACGCCGCCATCGAAGGCTTGCGCAACGGCACGCTGGTGCGGGTCATGCCCAACTACCGCTCCCAGGAACTGAACCTCTATGCCATCTACCCGTCGCGCCAATACCTGGATGCGAAGATCAAGACCTGGGTCGAGTACCTGCGAGGCTCGTTGCCGGAAATCCTCGCGGCGCACCAGTCTGAGCTGGCGGCTTACGAATTGAGCGGAAAGCTGGCTGGCGCACGGGTCGCGAACTGA
- a CDS encoding efflux transporter outer membrane subunit, with the protein MPRCISRELKTLSVWVLTLTISGCIGTGGIGPQSQVLPANQLATDAAIRDAARDAHWPTHQWWNAYGDPQLNRWIDLAVHDSPSLAMAAARIRQAKAMAGVVEAAESLQINGQATLKRHNWPTDQFYGPGELADTTTWDNNAGLGLSYALDLWGRERNASERAVDLAHASVAEARQAQLELQSNIVRAYIQFSLHYAQRDIVAATLHQQEQILELAQKRLDGGIGTHFEVSQAQAPLPETHRQLDALDEAIALSRNQLAALAGKGPGEGARLRRPTLALGAPLKLPSALPAELLGQRPDVVAGRWQVAAQARGIDVARAGFYPNVDLVGSIGYMATGGGALEFLTGKKLTYNVGPAITLPIFDGGRLRSQLGEAAAGYDIAVAHYNQTLVNALKGISDQLIRRESMDKQQAFAAESVAAAQRTYDIALVAFQRGLTDYLNVLNAQSLLFKQQQVQQQVEAARLSAHADLVTALGGGLEAGNDSSDLSHAE; encoded by the coding sequence GTGCCGCGTTGCATCAGCAGAGAGCTGAAGACTCTCAGTGTTTGGGTTCTGACATTAACCATCAGCGGTTGCATCGGGACAGGAGGGATTGGGCCGCAAAGCCAGGTGTTACCGGCCAACCAATTGGCTACCGATGCGGCCATCCGCGATGCCGCCCGCGATGCCCACTGGCCTACCCACCAGTGGTGGAACGCCTATGGCGACCCGCAGTTGAATCGCTGGATCGACCTGGCCGTGCACGACAGCCCGAGCCTGGCCATGGCCGCCGCCCGGATACGCCAGGCTAAGGCGATGGCCGGTGTCGTCGAGGCCGCCGAGTCGCTGCAGATCAATGGCCAGGCGACCCTCAAGCGTCACAACTGGCCCACCGATCAGTTCTATGGCCCTGGCGAGCTCGCCGACACCACCACCTGGGACAACAACGCCGGCCTGGGCTTGAGCTACGCCCTGGACCTGTGGGGCCGCGAGCGTAATGCCAGTGAACGGGCGGTTGACCTGGCCCATGCCAGTGTCGCTGAGGCGCGGCAGGCGCAACTGGAATTGCAGAGCAACATCGTGCGCGCCTACATCCAGTTTTCGTTGCACTACGCCCAGCGCGATATCGTCGCCGCGACCCTCCATCAACAAGAGCAGATTCTAGAGCTGGCGCAAAAGCGCCTGGATGGCGGCATCGGCACCCATTTCGAAGTCAGCCAGGCCCAGGCGCCGTTGCCTGAGACCCATCGCCAACTCGACGCCCTCGACGAAGCCATTGCCTTGAGCCGCAATCAATTGGCGGCGCTGGCGGGCAAGGGGCCAGGAGAGGGCGCGCGGCTGCGGCGTCCGACCCTGGCCCTCGGCGCACCTTTGAAGTTGCCGTCGGCCTTGCCCGCCGAGCTGCTCGGCCAGCGTCCGGATGTGGTGGCCGGGCGTTGGCAAGTGGCCGCTCAGGCGCGGGGTATCGATGTGGCTCGCGCCGGCTTTTATCCCAACGTCGACCTGGTGGGCAGTATTGGCTACATGGCCACCGGCGGCGGGGCGCTGGAGTTCTTGACCGGCAAGAAGCTTACCTACAACGTCGGACCGGCGATCACGTTGCCGATCTTCGACGGTGGGCGCTTGCGTTCGCAGTTGGGCGAGGCGGCGGCCGGTTATGACATCGCCGTGGCCCACTACAACCAGACACTGGTGAATGCCCTCAAGGGGATTTCCGATCAGTTGATCCGGCGTGAATCGATGGACAAGCAACAAGCCTTCGCCGCTGAATCGGTGGCGGCCGCCCAGCGCACTTACGATATTGCGCTGGTGGCGTTCCAGCGCGGGCTGACGGATTACCTCAACGTGCTCAACGCCCAAAGCCTCTTGTTCAAGCAGCAACAGGTGCAGCAGCAAGTGGAGGCGGCGCGCTTGAGTGCCCATGCCGACCTGGTGACGGCATTGGGCGGTGGGCTGGAAGCCGGTAACGACTCCTCCGACTTGAGCCATGCAGAGTAG
- a CDS encoding FUSC family protein: MMSLLAPARRLYRLEWRRGFFDWARSDGVTWVYIFKVLFAAFLTLWLAMRLELPQPRTAMITVFIVMQPQSGQVFAKSFYRLLGTLAGSAVMVALIALFAQNTEPFLGCLAIWVGLCSAGAARYRNFRAYGFVLAGYTAAMIGLPALAHPEGAFMAAVWRVLEISLGILCATLVSAAILPQTASAAMRNALYQRFGVFALFVTDGLRGRSQREAFEARNVGFIAEAVGLESLRSVTVFEDPHMRRRNGRLSRLNSEFMGVTTRFNALHQLLERLRGSAADHVVNAIKPGLQTLAELLDGFSGRALTDADAARLAVALADYKAELPAQVRRLRALFQETEPSDGQQLDFHTAYELLYRFVDDLHGYALTHASLADHRHERERWDEPFVPQTNWLAATASGIRAAFILLVLGSYWVATAWPSGATMTMIAAATVGLSAATPNPKRMAFQMACGTLFGALIGFVEMFFIFPLIDGFPLLCVMLAPVIMLGSFLSSRPQYAGVGLGLLIFFSTGSVPDNLTVYNPYAFINDYIAMILGMLVCAAAGAIILPPNSRWLWRRLEQDLREQVVFAISGKLKGLASSFESGTRDLLHQAYGLAAGQPQVQRGLLRWMFVVLEVGHAIIELRKEQAILPVHPAYAESQPWRQAIRVMGRALVRLFRQPSQSNLERALVAVDHAISRVQATDEPFAPHFDTSALRRVKSYLHFIRTSLLDPQSPLAGYAMPPATPLSQEPEHAP; the protein is encoded by the coding sequence GTGATGTCTTTACTCGCTCCTGCCCGCCGGCTCTATCGCCTCGAGTGGCGCCGTGGTTTCTTCGACTGGGCCCGCAGCGACGGGGTGACCTGGGTCTATATCTTCAAGGTCCTGTTTGCTGCGTTTTTGACCTTGTGGCTGGCGATGCGCCTGGAACTGCCCCAACCGCGCACGGCCATGATCACCGTATTCATTGTCATGCAGCCCCAGAGCGGGCAGGTGTTCGCCAAGAGCTTCTATCGCTTGCTCGGTACCCTGGCCGGCTCGGCGGTGATGGTGGCGTTGATCGCCTTGTTTGCCCAGAACACCGAGCCGTTTCTCGGTTGCCTGGCGATCTGGGTTGGCCTCTGTTCGGCGGGGGCGGCGCGTTACCGCAACTTCCGGGCCTACGGTTTTGTGCTGGCCGGCTACACCGCGGCGATGATCGGCCTGCCAGCCCTGGCCCATCCGGAAGGCGCGTTCATGGCGGCGGTCTGGCGGGTGCTGGAGATATCCCTGGGAATTCTCTGCGCTACCCTGGTCAGCGCCGCGATCCTGCCGCAAACCGCCAGCGCCGCCATGCGCAATGCCTTGTACCAGCGCTTTGGGGTATTTGCCCTGTTCGTGACCGATGGCCTGCGTGGGCGCAGCCAGCGAGAGGCCTTCGAGGCGCGTAACGTGGGCTTCATCGCTGAAGCCGTCGGCCTGGAAAGCCTGCGCAGCGTGACCGTGTTCGAAGACCCGCACATGCGTCGGCGCAATGGCCGGCTCAGTCGTTTGAACAGCGAGTTCATGGGCGTCACCACCCGCTTCAACGCCTTGCACCAATTACTCGAACGCTTGCGCGGCAGTGCGGCGGATCACGTGGTCAACGCCATCAAGCCGGGTTTGCAAACCTTGGCTGAACTGCTCGATGGCTTCAGTGGCCGCGCCCTGACCGACGCCGATGCGGCCCGTCTGGCGGTGGCGCTGGCCGACTATAAGGCCGAACTGCCGGCCCAGGTACGACGGCTGCGAGCGTTGTTCCAGGAAACGGAACCCAGTGATGGGCAGCAGTTGGATTTCCATACCGCCTACGAGCTGCTTTATCGCTTCGTCGACGATCTGCATGGCTATGCCCTGACCCATGCATCCCTGGCCGATCATCGCCACGAACGTGAGCGCTGGGACGAACCATTCGTGCCGCAGACCAACTGGTTGGCTGCCACGGCATCGGGTATTCGTGCCGCCTTCATCCTGTTGGTGCTGGGTAGTTACTGGGTCGCCACGGCTTGGCCGAGCGGCGCGACCATGACGATGATCGCCGCCGCCACGGTGGGCTTGTCGGCCGCGACGCCCAACCCCAAGCGCATGGCGTTCCAGATGGCCTGCGGCACGTTGTTCGGGGCGTTGATCGGCTTCGTCGAGATGTTTTTCATCTTCCCGTTGATCGATGGCTTCCCGTTGCTTTGCGTGATGCTGGCGCCAGTGATCATGCTCGGTTCGTTCCTCAGTTCCAGGCCGCAATACGCCGGAGTCGGGCTGGGGCTGCTGATCTTTTTCAGCACCGGTTCGGTGCCGGACAACCTGACGGTCTACAACCCCTACGCGTTCATCAACGACTACATCGCGATGATCCTCGGCATGCTGGTATGCGCCGCCGCCGGGGCAATCATCCTGCCGCCCAACAGCCGCTGGTTGTGGCGCCGGTTGGAGCAGGACCTGCGCGAGCAAGTGGTGTTTGCCATCAGCGGCAAGCTCAAGGGCCTGGCGTCGAGTTTCGAAAGCGGTACCCGCGACTTGCTGCACCAAGCTTACGGGCTGGCGGCGGGGCAGCCCCAGGTGCAACGGGGATTGCTGCGCTGGATGTTCGTGGTGCTGGAGGTTGGCCACGCGATTATCGAGTTGCGCAAGGAGCAGGCGATTTTGCCCGTGCATCCGGCTTATGCCGAAAGCCAGCCGTGGCGCCAGGCGATCCGCGTGATGGGGCGGGCACTGGTGCGGCTGTTCCGCCAGCCGAGCCAGAGCAATCTGGAGCGTGCCCTGGTGGCAGTGGATCACGCCATCAGCCGTGTGCAGGCCACCGACGAACCCTTCGCCCCGCATTTCGACACCTCGGCCCTGCGTCGGGTGAAAAGCTACCTGCATTTCATCCGTACCTCGCTGCTCGACCCGCAATCGCCATTGGCCGGCTATGCCATGCCGCCTGCCACACCGCTGTCCCAGGAACCTGAACATGCCCCGTGA
- a CDS encoding DUF1656 domain-containing protein, which yields MPREIAFHGVYMPTMTLMFFIAAALAWALDRFLSGLDLYRFFWHPALLRLSLFTCLFGALALTVYR from the coding sequence ATGCCCCGTGAGATCGCCTTCCATGGCGTGTACATGCCCACCATGACCTTGATGTTCTTCATCGCCGCCGCCCTGGCCTGGGCGCTGGACCGCTTCCTGTCGGGGCTGGACCTGTACCGCTTCTTCTGGCACCCGGCGTTGCTGCGCCTGAGTCTGTTTACCTGCCTGTTCGGCGCGCTGGCGCTGACGGTCTACCGTTGA
- a CDS encoding HlyD family secretion protein, whose protein sequence is MKKFFSLLATLLVLALALWIGRTLWVHYMNTPWTRDGRVRADIINVAADVSGEVVEVPVRDNQIVKKGDLLLRVDPEHYRIAVKQARSLVASRKATWEMRKVNAHRRADLDSLVISRENRDDASNIADSALADYQQAQAQLEAAELNLARTEVRAAVDGYVTNLNVHRGDYARIGEAKMAVVDMHSFWVYGYFEETKLPKVRVGDSAQLQLMSGEMLKGHVESISRGIYDRDNPESRELIADVNPTFNWVRLAQRVPVRIHLDEVPEGVLLAAGMTCTVVVEPHDNR, encoded by the coding sequence ATGAAAAAGTTTTTCAGCCTGCTGGCGACACTGTTGGTGCTGGCCCTGGCCCTGTGGATTGGCCGTACGTTATGGGTGCATTACATGAACACCCCCTGGACCCGCGATGGTCGGGTGCGGGCCGACATCATCAACGTCGCCGCCGACGTCAGCGGCGAAGTGGTCGAGGTGCCGGTGCGCGACAACCAAATCGTAAAAAAGGGTGACCTGCTGCTGCGCGTCGATCCCGAGCATTACCGCATCGCCGTGAAGCAGGCGCGTTCCCTGGTGGCGTCGCGCAAGGCCACCTGGGAGATGCGCAAGGTCAACGCCCATCGCCGCGCCGACCTGGACAGCCTGGTGATCTCCCGGGAAAACCGCGACGACGCCAGCAACATCGCCGACTCGGCCCTGGCCGATTACCAGCAGGCCCAGGCGCAACTGGAGGCGGCCGAGCTGAACCTGGCGCGCACCGAAGTCCGCGCGGCGGTGGACGGTTACGTCACCAACCTCAACGTGCACCGTGGCGACTATGCGCGCATCGGCGAGGCGAAGATGGCCGTGGTGGACATGCATTCGTTCTGGGTCTATGGCTACTTCGAAGAGACCAAACTGCCCAAGGTGCGGGTTGGTGATTCGGCGCAGTTGCAGCTCATGAGCGGCGAAATGCTCAAGGGACACGTGGAAAGCATCTCCCGCGGCATCTACGACCGTGACAACCCTGAAAGCCGCGAATTGATCGCCGACGTCAACCCGACCTTCAACTGGGTGCGCCTGGCCCAGCGGGTGCCGGTGCGGATTCATCTCGATGAAGTGCCGGAAGGTGTGCTGCTGGCGGCGGGGATGACCTGTACGGTGGTGGTCGAGCCCCACGACAATCGCTGA